A region of the Litchfieldia alkalitelluris genome:
TCAGAATTAATAGTTCTTCTGATTCAGATCTTTGTTTTAAAACATGAATTACCATTCACCTCCGGTTCGTTTGAGTAAATCAATTTTATAAGAAATATCAGCCGATGACAAAGGCTAAAAAAACAATTTTAGGATATTTGTACCCAAGTATTTAAATGTTTCTAACACAAAAAATGCCCTAGGATCCTAAATCCTAAGGCACAAATATTCAATTTTACAAACTCTCCACCAGCACACGAACAAACTCTTCCAAGTACTCCTGATCGATTTCATCAAATCGATTTTTAATAGGGCTGTCAATGTCAAGGACTCCAATAACCTTATTGTCCTTGATTATTGGAACAACAATTTCGGATTGAGAAGCTGCATCACAGGCGATATGGCCAGGAAATGCATGAACATCCTCAACACGCTCTGTCTTTTTGTTGGCTGCAGCTGTCCCGCACACTCCCTTACCAAAGGGAATTCTTACACAAGCAGGTAAACCTTGAAATGGTCCTAAAACAAGTTGGTTGTCATCCTCAGTTAAATAGAAACCGACCCAATTGATTTCGGTTAAAAACTGATTCAATAATGCAGCTGCATTAGATAAATTAGCAATCGCATTATTTTCACCTTCGATTAAAGCTGCTAACTGTTTATTTAACATTTTATAATTATCTACACGATTTCCGGAATACTGTTCGACATTAAACATGGTTTTCCCCCTTGCAAATTATGAAATAGTCTCTATTTTTATCAAAAAACGTTGAATTACCTAGGTAATTGTCGATGAATACTTAAAGGAACTGAGTCATTTTTATAGAAACTATAAAAGAGTATACACCATTTATATAAAGGGTGAGAAATGTTATGGAAGCTAAAGTGAAAAAAACTTCGAAAACCAAGCAAAAAGTGATTGAAGCTGCAGCCTTTCTGTTTAATACGAAAGGGTATGATGGAACTTCAGTTCGTGAAATTGCCAAGAGAGCTGATGTGAATGTAGCGAATATCTCCTATTATTTTGATAATAAGGCCGGATTATTGGAATACCTTGTATCATCATTCTTAGAAGGATATACAGCAGTGATAGAACAGGCGTATGTCCGGTTAGATAGCCGTTCTGCACAAGAATGCTTACTTATGTTCATCAAAAATTTGATGAAATATCAGAAAGAAAATAGTCAGCTTGCTCGATTTGTTTTAAGAGAAATTACCCTCGATTCCGTATTGATTAGAGAAGTGTTTACTACCTATATGATGAAAGAAAAGTTCTATATAAAGTCGATTTTAGAAACAGGCATTCATCAGCAGGAATTTAGAAAAATGTCGATCCCTCATACAATCATACAGTTAAAAGGGATGTTAACAATGCCCTATCTACATACTCAATACATGTCAGAAGTATTACATGTGATGCCATATGATACGTATTTTACTGAGCAGTATGTTAAAGAAATTGAAAAGTGGGTAAATCTAACTCTTTGTCAACCAATTGAGAAATCAACCTTTACAACTAGAAAAGCAGAATAAGTCGCGAGTCTTTAGAACCTTGTTGGTGAAGTAAAAAGATGCTTTGCATATA
Encoded here:
- a CDS encoding GAF domain-containing protein, with product MFNVEQYSGNRVDNYKMLNKQLAALIEGENNAIANLSNAAALLNQFLTEINWVGFYLTEDDNQLVLGPFQGLPACVRIPFGKGVCGTAAANKKTERVEDVHAFPGHIACDAASQSEIVVPIIKDNKVIGVLDIDSPIKNRFDEIDQEYLEEFVRVLVESL
- the refZ gene encoding forespore capture DNA-binding protein RefZ, with the translated sequence MEAKVKKTSKTKQKVIEAAAFLFNTKGYDGTSVREIAKRADVNVANISYYFDNKAGLLEYLVSSFLEGYTAVIEQAYVRLDSRSAQECLLMFIKNLMKYQKENSQLARFVLREITLDSVLIREVFTTYMMKEKFYIKSILETGIHQQEFRKMSIPHTIIQLKGMLTMPYLHTQYMSEVLHVMPYDTYFTEQYVKEIEKWVNLTLCQPIEKSTFTTRKAE